A stretch of Mesoplodon densirostris isolate mMesDen1 chromosome 9, mMesDen1 primary haplotype, whole genome shotgun sequence DNA encodes these proteins:
- the TFEC gene encoding transcription factor EC isoform X3 has product MMKEKEKTIAIVKVIDTSKLKLLSGSILDVYSGEQGISPVNMGLTSASCPSSLPMKREITETDTRALAKERQKKDNHNLIERRRRYNINYRIKELGTLIPKSNDPDMRWNKGTILKASVEYIKWLQKEQQRARELEHRQKKLEQANRRLLLRIQELEIQARAHGLPTLASLGTVDLGAHITKQQAHLEQNSVDYCQQLILSQGKSPELCDQAMAFSDPLSHFTDLSFSAALKEEQRLDDMLLDDTISPFGTDPLLSATSPAVSKESSRRSSFSSDDGDEL; this is encoded by the exons atgatgaaggagaaagagaaaaccatTGCTATTGTGAAGGTTATAGACACTTCAAAGTTAAAACTG CTTTCTGGAAGTATTTTGGATGTGTATAGTGGTGAGCAGGGAATTTCACCAGTTAATATGGGCCTTACAAGTGCTTCTTGTCCAAGTAGTCTACCAATGAAAAGAGAAATTACAG AAACTGATACTCGAGCTTTGgcaaaagagagacaaaaaaagGACAACCACAACCTCA ttgaAAGAAGAAGAAGGTATAATATTAATTACCGAATCAAGGAGCTTGGCACTCTTATTCCAAAGTCTAATGATCC TGATATGCGCTGGAACAAAGGAACCATTCTAAAAGCATCAGTGGAGTACATCAAGTGGCTACAAAAAGAACAACAGAGAGCTCGAGAATTAGAACACAGACAGAAGAAATTAGAGCAGGCTAACAGGCGCCTTCTACTCCGGATTCAG GAACTAGAAATACAGGCTCGTGCTCATGGTCTGCCAACCCTGGCTTCACTTGGCACAGTTGATTTAGGTGCTCACATCACGAAACAACAGGCCCATCTTGAGCAGAATTCAGTAGACTATTGCCAACAATTGATTCTGTCTCAGGGGAAAAGCCCTGAGCTCTGTGATCAAGCTATGGCCTTCTCTGATCCTTTGTCACACTTCACAGATTTATCATTTAGTGCGGCTTTGAAAGAGGAACAAAGATTGGATGACATGCTACTGGATGACACAATATCTCCATTTGGAACAGATCCTCTGCTGTCTGCCACTTCCCCTGCAGTTTCCAAAGAGAGCAGTAGGAGAAGTAGCTTTAGCTCAGATGATGGTGATGAGTTATAA